Proteins encoded within one genomic window of Synechococcus sp. PCC 7335:
- a CDS encoding type II toxin-antitoxin system HicA family toxin: protein MKVKQAIKLIEADGWYLSRTRGSHRQYKHSEKRGLVTIPGKPSDELAPGTLNSILKQAGLKP, encoded by the coding sequence ATGAAAGTTAAGCAAGCGATAAAATTGATCGAAGCAGACGGATGGTACTTATCGCGGACTCGCGGTAGCCATCGTCAATACAAACACTCTGAAAAGAGGGGATTAGTTACTATTCCTGGCAAACCGAGCGACGAGTTAGCACCCGGAACGCTCAACAGCATTCTTAAACAGGCGGGCCTGAAACCATGA
- a CDS encoding type II toxin-antitoxin system HicB family antitoxin, translating to MKYLIIIEKTQTGFSAYSPDLPGCVTTGTTPEETTKNMEEAITFHIEGLQLEGDPVPEPSSTSAYVEAAVA from the coding sequence ATGAAGTACTTAATTATCATCGAGAAAACTCAAACCGGATTTTCAGCGTATTCTCCCGATTTACCTGGCTGTGTCACAACCGGAACCACTCCAGAAGAAACGACTAAAAATATGGAAGAAGCCATCACCTTCCACATAGAAGGGTTACAGCTCGAAGGTGACCCTGTTCCAGAACCATCGAGCACGTCTGCTTATGTAGAAGCCGCTGTTGCCTAA
- a CDS encoding phosphodiester glycosidase family protein: MSRSQKWKEVLIWTSLLLPIGLYGYAIAMRPKSEPIDSQPLFEGITYSRYIEQQPRPQLIHLLEIDLSASGIVPFVTPGISKTSPKADREVDIEATQPHETLAQKTSSFLKTHRLQLAVNANFFNPFNETTPWQYSPREGELTNLVGLAISDGQIVSPGDKNYPALCFLEGRAEIRDEGVCAPDTKQAVAGLRLNLENRPPPDVETIYKFYPVCVAALDAEGTTLWLLLVDGKQPLYSEGMTRPEVADFLQALGATTAVQLDGGGSTTLAIASERDVAIINSVIHAKIPGNERAVANHLGFFARPLKDE, translated from the coding sequence ATGAGCCGTTCTCAGAAATGGAAAGAAGTCCTTATTTGGACAAGTTTGTTGCTTCCTATCGGTCTGTACGGCTACGCGATCGCAATGCGGCCAAAGAGCGAGCCCATCGACAGCCAGCCTCTGTTTGAAGGAATCACCTATAGTCGCTACATAGAACAACAACCCCGTCCGCAGCTAATTCACCTATTAGAAATTGATCTAAGCGCGTCGGGGATTGTTCCTTTTGTCACACCTGGAATTAGTAAGACTAGCCCAAAAGCTGACCGAGAGGTCGACATAGAAGCTACTCAGCCACACGAAACGCTTGCTCAAAAGACGTCTAGTTTCTTGAAAACGCATCGGCTACAGCTCGCTGTCAATGCCAACTTTTTCAATCCCTTTAATGAGACAACGCCTTGGCAATACAGCCCCAGAGAAGGTGAGCTAACAAACCTAGTGGGTTTAGCGATCTCTGATGGTCAGATTGTCTCACCAGGAGACAAAAACTATCCCGCCCTTTGCTTTCTAGAAGGGCGTGCGGAAATTCGGGATGAGGGGGTTTGTGCTCCAGATACCAAGCAGGCAGTTGCCGGCCTACGGCTAAATCTAGAGAATCGTCCGCCGCCAGATGTTGAGACTATCTACAAGTTCTATCCGGTTTGTGTCGCCGCTTTAGATGCTGAGGGAACAACGCTTTGGCTACTGCTAGTAGATGGGAAACAGCCGCTCTACAGTGAGGGGATGACTCGCCCGGAAGTGGCAGATTTTCTGCAGGCGCTAGGGGCAACAACGGCAGTGCAGCTAGATGGGGGTGGATCTACTACGCTAGCGATCGCATCTGAGCGTGACGTAGCTATCATCAACTCAGTCATTCATGCCAAAATTCCTGGGAATGAAAGAGCAGTGGCCAATCATCTGGGATTTTTTGCCCGCCCGCTTAAGGATGAGTGA